The DNA region ttaatcaaaatttgattgattttgctcGAACTGTTTAAGATTGACTTATTAATGGTACGTTCGATTGAAGGCTAATTCCGCACTAAGTACCGCACTCATAGTCAGAGctctcaaagttttttttaaagaaactcacgctagttccgcacgagttttgccgccattttggaactctttttttttcatttccatgCGAGTTCCATGCACACTGAAAAATGATGTTCGGTTGAACCAAAACTCTCACCATCGAATGCCGCGccggctcttcaaacgaacgtaacACTAGTATGGAAATCAATGCACAAATTATTACTTTTATACTCTTTTGTGTCGTTCTCCGCCAacacacacagcagttgcctcaACCCTTCTTTGATTTACGTGGAACTTTGCCCTGAGGGGTAAATGaggacgtactcagaattccgcaaaaaaatatttttcatcgacataaatacaaaaatatttcaaaacttctgccatttttcgtaaCCTTATCTGGAATAACcaaaagggtatttttttcatttagaacaattaaataataattttaaaatttcgcatttttgtaactttgcaggggtGATTTGGCGAAAAATTatccatatttttttcacaaaaactcaaatatcgTGGATAACTATGATGCCCAGGGGTGACAAAAGTATGGCCCGTGGGCTAAACGTATCCCGCGGGTGATTTATTGTAGCCCgcagacccattttgaatgatcatgttgATTGGCCCTTTGACGCcaaaaaaacaattacaaaatgccaaaatttttgtaattgaaatacgcaacttttggtaccctaacatgtgtaggtcatcgctgaaattttcaagttaacgcagtttaagtgaaaaaaagtcgttttttcccgtttttgtcattttcaaaaaatcgtatcccAGAGTAGTGAAAACATAACTCcaccatttttttgatatgttatgtgaaattttccgaggaatccgacaaaaatattttaaaacataggctctttggtcccgagaccttcaaaacagcattttaagttttcatacgaccttttgaaatgttaagctagatttttgaaacttcttactatttttccctaatcacctttcttttgcgtctaggacagctaaaatcggatgaaatggcgcggagatatgtttttttttttaaaagtggtttttgcgaaaatcgacgaaaattgccattttttggaccaccctaacacggcgtaggtaaccctgatggccaaacaaaaaaaaatacgggtctaattatttctgccaaggaacccccagaaaaattttgagcccgatcggagaacattttttcgaatcatgctgttttcgtggggaattgctgtataaaagTACAGAATCTATCTTCAATTCGGGCCCGCCATTCAAAAACTTAGAGCACCCCTGATATTTAatagggagagtggggagacttgatcccctttttgtatcgcacataactctgtcaatttctcacaaaactatgaagtttttgcatgaattgaaagcttaaacattcaactatgtttggctgatcaccagataaactcttcgaatcatgccaagcgttttaaaaaaatattttaatccggcattttcaaaatgttgggggtaatttgattccccttacaacattttgaagaaatgttaaggacagtgtttcttattcatccaaacttttaattttctattagttacagcaatttcacattaaacctgtacgtttgtgtttaaaatataacaagtttagcatgcaaaatatttaaaaacttaaaattttcttttttagtccaaaattgagcatgtttacaaaagctggtaatttttgtttacataacttttgaaaaatgtttcaaactgcagttagttatgtacaactatactaaaggaaactatgtacgaaaccccagcccaattatttaatcttgaggctgattccagtgactgtaaaaatgcagggatcaagtctccctaaacgcacttttttaaacaattgattgttaaaatagcatgacgataaatttaacgtcaaatgcgtaagggtatTGGAGTTAATATGTTTAACAAAcgattcatgtataaaaaatatttttttgaataatttttgagtgttttcaatacttatcaaaacaaagaaaaaagatctcttggaagttttttgcagcactttttagaaatatgtgtgtaaatcaatccaaacattttttaatttttttctttgttttctacaatgagttttagtcaatttcgcacaactttcaagaacaaagctaattgttttacccacatgctgacgagatacaggcttgggatcaagtgtccccggggatcgagtctccccactctcccctatagatATCATTTTACCCTACACCAGCACTCTTCACGATAAAACCCAAGCTGTCGCAAATCCCTGAAATGTAGCGCGTCGCTTGATGGCGATCACCATAAATTTTGCACAATTGATATTCAATTAATCCTTAGAACATTGCACCCGGATTTGGGTCCCCGATCCGGTTCCACATGGTGGAATCTACTCTCTCCTAAACGCACTCATCCGGAACGGTCGAAACGGTTTATCCCTTTCACTGGTTCTCTGAAGCCAACAGAGGGGCAGTCCTCGTGTGCTAATTTTCCAACCTAACAAACTGGACACTCTTTGGCTGCTGGTTGATACTGTGTGAGGGTGAGCTGGAATTTGAAAGCAATTCCGTTAGCAACATGGAGcataaattttcatgaagtGTGGGTGTGCGGGCGCTTGTGTGCGGTTTTGCGCGGTGGTTCACCATTTGAGACTGGATGGGGCAAGGATCGCCACATAATAATTGAGCACGATTTTATGTGGCGCGAGCTAAAACGCACTTTGCAAGCAGACATCAAATATTCATAAAGCAAATaaagttaattaattaaaacggTCACTGCTTTGTAACCGCGATGCAAACTCTGTCACAGCGTGAGCTACGGTGTGATGTACCTGATCCTGCTAGAACTAACTAATGAAAGAGTGAACCAATAATTACCGTGTGCACAATTACACTGGTCTACAGAAATACATTTGTTCCGTGCCTTAGCGTTATCGCTAAAACTTTACATTTCTACAATAAAACTTTACATTTCTAGaaattaattgaattaaattaaataataaggAATATGCTGTTAATTGgatcaaattacaaataaatctttaatcaatgaaaaacttaaattatgaACAAAGATAGTGCTGCAGCAGACACTATGGAATTTTTTGTTGGACAGTGTTGTGAGTAGGTGTTTATAACTTGCCACGAGGACGCAGCATTGGGCGTCAACCGGGATTGTAGAGTCAGCGAAATGTGCACACATTAAACTACATATTTTATGCATGGTTCGGCATCGACAGTTTCATTGGCGGAATGTGGGAAACTTATACGCTATGAACTTTTTGTTAGAACAGGGGGAAAAGAGATTATTAGCAACTTTGATTTGTGATTGAATGCGAATTTTGACATTTGATATTGCATTATCTAttgcaggggtgaccaaagtatggcccgcgggccaaacgtggcccgcgaggtgattttttatggcccgcggacccattttgaatgatcacgtAAAacggcccgttgaccacttgtaaagtgattttatgcgATTTGAAAAGGGTTTAAATAAGgtttattccaaacatttttatgcttatcttttatattttttgtaaataaagagctaatgacttatcagtatattgaTCCCCATTTTAGGACACtcgtattttgtcaaaaaaaaaaaaccttttaattaaaacaatttcacacggttcaatgtgagtgaaactaataAATATCgtgaaaactttcatcaaacatttatgaaaatatttaaaaaaacgttcaaatttgaaaaataaataaatataaaaatataaaaatttaaattacaagcctaggtttcaacatttggaagataaaagtgttttaaaatgcattttacaggcgtacagttgctttccaatcattagttttgaaaataccgaggtattgacagatttttttttcgcaaaaaaaaaacttttcgtgggactgtacattggtgttttatgaaaatttaaaatgttcacaaaggagttcaaacatgctgaatatgattataaacgcgggaaaatgcattttaactagttttcagttgattaaactttaaatttcatttaaattttcaagtcattcaaaaaaatatttttttgccccctgattattctgGCCAACTTtgtagggggggggggcgacataaactttgaaaaatatttgcaacggcctaatgatTGCAGTTTAACTTTACGtttgcttaaaacattttctatcaTTGAAATTCTAGCTCTAAAAGATTTATCAATAGTCAAACTCgattttaagataaaattacCCCGTTACATAAATTGATCAGTTCACAAGTCACCACTTTGAAATATAAATACAAAACTATTATTTGTAATTaccgaaaatgttcaaaaaataaataaaaaatcaacttataaATGTATTTTCCAgtcttttaaactaaaattatttagttaatctggcccgcaagctcaattgagctttaaatttggcccggcctccaaaaactttgagcacccctgatctATTGGGTACTTCATGTGATAATAAGCCAAACTTACTTTGGTTTTGccaaagtattgaaaaaaaaaaacaaatatgtgAACCCAAAGAATAGTTTTTGTGATACCGTTCGGTATAGTTTTAAAGCTGGTAATTTTGGCTCTTTGATCTacattgatttttctaaaaaagacAATACAAAACGAAAACATCTTGCTTACGGAtcgtgaattaaaaaaaaacatttatagcTGTAAATACTAtcctaaattcataaatctAGATGTTCCTCCGAGAAATCTTAAGCTTAATCCCGTCTTTTGGTCCGAGTGGAACTGATGACGGTGCAAACTCAATCCTCTGGCCATGTGTTGCTTCGAAAGAGAATTTAGATAGCAGCATCACCAGGGTGACTTTGGCAACGGTGATACCCATTTGTGTCGCTGTAATAAGATataaaatgattgtttttaataactcatttaatttttatttttttcaacctaCCAATACACTGACGTGGTCCGTCCCCAAACGGCGCATACGCGTCATCGTCGTAGTTCTTGGTTTCCTCGAAGAACCGCTCCGGCATATATTTTTCCGGTTCTGGGAAGTACCGTTCGTCCATCGCGTACGCCAACAGTGGAATAATCAGTTGAGTTCCCTTTCGAATGGTCATCTTTGAGTTGGGGACTCGATAGTCCTGGGTGCACTTTCGGTTCAAAATCGGCAATCCAGGGTATTTGCGAAGCGTTTCTTTAATACAAACGTCCAAATATCTCATTCCTTTCACGACATCATAATCAATTTGACCTCCGGAACGTTCGAGAGCCTCGTCAATTTCCGCAAGCAGCTGTTTCATAACCGCTGGATTGTGCGTTAGTTCGTGGAGGGTGAAGATTATGGTACCTCCAGTCGTTTCCGACCCAGCGATGTAGAACAGGTTTACGTTTGAAGCACACTCCACAATGCTCAAGGCTTCTCTGTCGCGATCTTCGTGGCGCAGATCAATCAGCGATTGAAAAAGTCTTTCCGGGTTACACCATCTTTTCGCGCAGCTCCAGCTGCTTCTTGACCAGTTCAACCATAAAGTCGGACACTTTTGGTGAAACGGAAGAAATCTTCGTCAGCTTTAGGATTCCAGGGCAGATAAACGTTGCGGCCGTGCGTAGATTGTTCGAGAAGCTATTCCGCACTAGCTCGCGACCAACGACGTAAAACGGATGGTCGGGATCGTTGATCGAGTCCATTTCGAAGCCAAACAACACCAAAGCAATAATATCAATCACGTACCGGGTACAAATCTCACGCAGCTCGACGATTTCTCCCCTGTCGGCATGCTCTGCCAGGTAACTTTCGAGCTTCTTTCCAACATCCAGCACCGTTGGCACCATGTTCCGAAGCTTACCTGTGCTAAAGTTCGGCGTCAACTTGTGTCGTACCTGTTTCCACGGCTTCAACGACGCCGAGAAGATGTTTGACGAAAACGATTTTTCATCGTGGTAAATTCCTCGATCGTGGAAACTTCCGAAGTCCGAGGTCATGATCTGTTTGGCCAGACTTGCATCGCGGACGAGGATCGCCGGCTGGAAGAACAGATAGATCCCTAACAGTTGCTCGGTTGATTTGCGGTACAGCTCACTGATGGCCACTCCAAAGCTCTGACGACGTTCGGCGACGGCGCGTAAATTTCCGTACGGAACTTCCGGCTTGAGGTGTGGAAGTCCGTATCGACTCCAGTACGAGAATATGTAGTAGAGTCCCAGGAACGTAACAAGCCCCAACAGAGCTATCGATAGCAGGAACATTCTGATGATGCTGAATTAGGCAACCTCTTCAGACGACTACCACTGGTAGAATGAGCATGATTACGGCAAAGATCGTGTATTCATGTAATGTCTTGTTCTGTTGCTTTGTTTGTATTGTTATTCTCGGTAGCTTATAATCTTTTGAGTGTACCTGTGAATTTGGAAGCCAGATCGTGTATTTTTTGGTTTATATTGTAGACAAAAGAGAGAAGTTCAAAGCGCTGAGAGAGTTTCTCTTACTCTCTTTGATCGCGAGCACATGGTTTTCATCAAATCGTGTTTATTCCTGTAAAAATCGACCGTTGAGAGAGAttataaaaaaagtattaaagtaCACCAGTGGAGGTATGCCACGctccaaaaatgattttattgtgATTATGACTATACGATTCAACAAAGTATTAGAGAGTCCCAacattttgtaattgctttattttaaatttaaaagtttcatgtgggtaattctctaccaactcacacgaaatcgggaaaagttgccccgacccctcttcgatttgcgtgaaactttgtccttaggggtaacttttatccctgatcacgaatccgaggtccgttttttgatatctcgtgacggaggggcggtaccaccccttctatttttgaacatgcgaaaaaaaaaggtgtttttcaatcatttgcagcctaaaacggtgatgagatagaaatttggtgtcaaagggacttttatgtaaaattggacccttaaaacgtatttttcattaaaaataaaaacactaaaacgctgaattttttaagtaatcacagttttagtgaaaaaagttgatttttttgccgatttcgtcattttcctgtttttgcgcgtggcgcgtcgaaaaactcagtttttattttcaaaaaatcatatcttggaaacgtacggttcgacatcgccaattttttgatatgtaatgtgaaatttttcgaggaatccgataaaaatattttcagaaataggctctttggtccagacacggtcaaaacgccattttaatttttcatacgactttttcaatagttaagctagatttttggaacttcttactatttttctcaaatagccaaactcatcacctttcttttgcgtctaagacaac from Culex quinquefasciatus strain JHB chromosome 3, VPISU_Cqui_1.0_pri_paternal, whole genome shotgun sequence includes:
- the LOC6040822 gene encoding LOW QUALITY PROTEIN: cytochrome P450 6d3 (The sequence of the model RefSeq protein was modified relative to this genomic sequence to represent the inferred CDS: inserted 2 bases in 1 codon); the encoded protein is MFLLSIALLGLVTFLGLYYIFSYWSRYGLPHLKPEVPYGNLRAVAERRQSFGVAISELYRKSTEQLLGIYLFFQPAILVRDASLAKQIMTSDFGSFHDRGIYHDEKSFSSNIFSASLKPWKQVRHKLTPNFSTGKLRNMVPTVLDVGKKLESYLAEHADRGEIVELREICTRYVIDIIALVLFGFEMDSINDPDHPFYVVGRELVRNSFSNNLRTAATFICPGILKLTKISSVSPKVSDFMVELVKKQLELREKMXCNPERLFQSLIDLRHEDRDREALSIVECASNVNLFYIAGSETTGGTIIFTLHELTHNPAVMKQLLAEIDEALERSGGQIDYDVVKGMRYLDVCIKETLRKYPGLPILNRKCTQDYRVPNSKMTIRKGTQLIIPLLAYAMDERYFPEPEKYMPERFFEETKNYDDDAYAPFGDGPRQCIATQMGITVAKVTLVMLLSKFSFEATHGQRIEFAPSSVPLGPKDGIKLKISRRNI